The bacterium region GCTCTAGATAGTCGTCACGGAAGAAACCTGGCGAACTGAACCCCTCTACTGATTCTCATGGAGGTGCTTACGAATCCTTTCCTGAGCCTCAGGGGTGAGTTGGTGCGCAGGATTATTGCCACTTTGCAACGACTCCTCTGCTAGCGCCTGCCCAGCTCTGTGGATAGTACGCAGTTGGCGATCAAACCGCCGACACACCATGCAGATGACATGATGGAACCAGTAACAGAAGGCTTCAAAAAAAGACAACGGCTCATCTAACCGCTTGGATGACAACCGCGAGTATTCACGACATGAGATAAGAGTCGTAGCACAGAAGGGCACGCACGAAGCATTGTTGCATGTGCTGCCATGTCCACCGTCAATTTCGGCTCTCTCTTCTGGCTTTGGTTCTTCAGACGAACTCACGAATCTTCTCCTTCTTCACTGGGTACTCCAAGGGCTGGAGTTGCCCAGTTCTTTTCAAGACACTCTCTCAAATTCATCCTACAACGATGAAGGAGTACCCACAGGTTAGACGGCGTAATATCGAGAATCTTACAAACTTCCTCTGATGACGTATTTTCAAAGGTCTTTAACATGAATGCTCTACGGGCCTTCCGAGGGACTTTCCGAAGACATCCTTCAAAGGTCTGCATAAACTCCCGACGTTCCAGAATTTGATTCGGATCACTCGCCCAATTCGGGAGAATTCGATTCCAAATCCCGAACCGATTAAAGTGCCGGTCTAGAACCTCCGAATCATCTTCAAGAACCTCTTTTCGCTCCTTGCGAGAAGCCCGTCGCAAATAGTCGATGATTTTATTTTTCATTATTCCAACTAACCACGTCTTGAGAGTAGAACGTCCCTCAAAATTTGAGCGGCCTCTGTAAGCAGCGAGCAATGTTTCTTGAACAAGATCCTCGGCAACTTCACGAGAGTTGATTCGCATAAACGCATACCGGTACAGATAATCTCCATACTCCTCAAGCCAGAGTTCTGGAGAACCGAGATCGTGAACGGAATCTCCTTGGCCAGCTTCATCGTTGGCACCTGAGCCCTGAGACCCAGAGCCCTGAGACCAGGTTGACGGATCCGTAGCTGGTTCTTGCTCCGCTGCTACTGCGTCTCGACTTCCTCGTTTCGTCACGTTCTTACCGCTCCCGTTCCCGTCCAACTCTCCACACCTCAGTAGTGCTAAGTGACGTAAAAATCTTACATTTTCAGCCGATTGACCCCCGAACTCTCGACCACATCAACCTCATTGCCTCTCTGTAGCTATCTTAACTCATAGGA contains the following coding sequences:
- a CDS encoding sigma-70 family RNA polymerase sigma factor gives rise to the protein MTKRGSRDAVAAEQEPATDPSTWSQGSGSQGSGANDEAGQGDSVHDLGSPELWLEEYGDYLYRYAFMRINSREVAEDLVQETLLAAYRGRSNFEGRSTLKTWLVGIMKNKIIDYLRRASRKERKEVLEDDSEVLDRHFNRFGIWNRILPNWASDPNQILERREFMQTFEGCLRKVPRKARRAFMLKTFENTSSEEVCKILDITPSNLWVLLHRCRMNLRECLEKNWATPALGVPSEEGEDS